One window from the genome of Methylomarinovum caldicuralii encodes:
- the rph gene encoding ribonuclease PH yields the protein MRPSGRKPDELRPIRFTCHYTKHAEGSVLVEFGDTRVLCTASVDERVPPFLRGQNQGWVTAEYGMLPRATHERTHREASRGRQQGRTLEIQRLIGRALRAAVDLKALGERTVIVDCDVLQADGGTRTAAITGGFVALGLAVEKLLQEGRIRKNPLHGQIASVSVGIYRGVPVLDLDYLEDCEAETDMNVVKNDGNAYVEIQGTAEGHPFRRDELEAMLNLADKGIAELLEHQRQALALAGVA from the coding sequence ATGCGACCCAGCGGCCGAAAGCCCGACGAACTGCGACCGATCCGTTTCACCTGCCACTACACCAAGCACGCCGAAGGCTCGGTGCTGGTGGAATTCGGCGACACCCGGGTGCTGTGCACCGCCAGCGTGGACGAACGGGTGCCCCCCTTCCTGCGCGGCCAGAACCAAGGCTGGGTCACCGCCGAGTACGGCATGCTGCCCCGGGCCACCCACGAACGCACCCACCGCGAGGCCAGCCGCGGCCGCCAGCAGGGGCGCACCCTGGAGATCCAGCGTCTCATCGGCCGGGCCCTGCGGGCGGCGGTGGACCTCAAGGCGCTGGGAGAGCGCACCGTCATCGTCGACTGCGATGTGCTCCAGGCCGACGGCGGCACCCGCACCGCCGCCATCACCGGCGGCTTCGTCGCCTTAGGTCTGGCGGTGGAGAAACTGCTGCAGGAAGGCAGGATCCGCAAGAATCCCCTCCACGGCCAGATCGCCTCGGTGTCGGTGGGCATCTACCGCGGCGTGCCGGTGCTCGATCTCGACTACCTTGAGGACTGCGAGGCCGAAACCGACATGAACGTGGTCAAGAACGACGGCAACGCCTACGTGGAGATCCAGGGCACCGCCGAAGGCCACCCCTTCCGCCGCGACGAACTGGAAGCGATGCTGAACCTGGCCGACAAGGGCATCGCCGAACTGCTGGAACACCAACGCCAGGCGCTGGCCCTGGCCGGGGTGGCGTGA
- the rdgB gene encoding RdgB/HAM1 family non-canonical purine NTP pyrophosphatase, giving the protein MSAVRLVLASGNRGKLREIQALLSPHGVRVLPQTAFAVAEAKETAPTFVENALIKARNAARYTGLPALADDSGLEVAALAGAPGVHSARYAGPDADDRLNNAKLLEALAEFQGEERRARFRCVLVLVRHPFDPSPLIAEGTWEGRIAEAPRGEGGFGYDPLFWLPDRGCTAAELPPEEKNRLSHRGQALRQLLARWPAL; this is encoded by the coding sequence GTGAGCGCCGTGCGCCTGGTCCTGGCCAGCGGCAACCGCGGCAAGCTCCGCGAGATTCAGGCCCTGCTTTCCCCGCACGGGGTCAGGGTGCTGCCCCAGACCGCCTTTGCGGTGGCCGAAGCGAAGGAGACCGCCCCCACCTTCGTGGAGAACGCCCTCATCAAGGCCCGCAACGCCGCCCGTTACACCGGCCTGCCGGCTTTGGCGGACGATTCCGGTCTGGAAGTGGCAGCCCTGGCCGGCGCTCCCGGGGTACATTCGGCCCGCTATGCCGGTCCCGACGCCGATGACCGCCTCAACAACGCCAAACTGCTGGAGGCACTGGCGGAATTCCAGGGAGAGGAGCGCCGCGCCCGGTTCCGCTGCGTGCTGGTGCTGGTGCGCCACCCCTTCGATCCCAGCCCGCTGATCGCCGAAGGCACCTGGGAAGGGCGGATCGCCGAGGCGCCCAGGGGGGAAGGCGGCTTCGGCTACGACCCGCTGTTCTGGCTGCCGGACCGCGGCTGCACCGCCGCCGAACTGCCGCCGGAGGAGAAGAACCGCCTCAGCCACCGGGGCCAGGCGCTGCGCCAGTTGCTGGCCCGCTGGCCGGCGCTCTAG
- a CDS encoding Uma2 family endonuclease, giving the protein MPIVKRNVKLSIEEYLEGEQYSDIRHEYEHGEVVAMVGASRNHGRIAGNMFALLHAHLQGTPCEVFMADMKVHVDDCFFYPGVVVGCDPDDDHDFYLERPVLIVEVLSETTAQRDRTVKRLAYQAIPTLQEYLLLEQARPRAELYRRSVTGWDLAIYGPGEQIDLASVGLSLALDEVYRGVRCSGS; this is encoded by the coding sequence ATGCCCATCGTCAAACGCAACGTCAAGCTGAGCATCGAGGAATACCTGGAGGGTGAGCAGTATTCCGACATCCGCCACGAGTACGAACACGGGGAAGTGGTGGCCATGGTCGGCGCCAGCCGCAACCATGGTCGCATTGCAGGGAACATGTTCGCTCTGCTGCACGCCCATCTGCAAGGCACTCCCTGCGAAGTGTTCATGGCCGACATGAAAGTCCACGTGGACGATTGCTTCTTCTACCCCGGCGTGGTGGTCGGCTGCGATCCCGACGACGACCATGATTTCTATCTGGAGCGGCCGGTGCTGATCGTCGAGGTGCTGTCGGAAACCACCGCCCAGCGCGACCGTACCGTCAAGCGCCTGGCCTATCAGGCCATCCCCACGCTCCAGGAATACCTGCTGCTGGAGCAGGCGCGACCGCGGGCGGAACTATACCGCCGCAGCGTTACGGGCTGGGATCTGGCGATCTACGGGCCCGGGGAACAGATAGATCTGGCTTCGGTCGGCCTGAGCCTGGCGCTGGACGAGGTGTACCGGGGCGTGCGTTGCAGCGGCAGCTAG
- a CDS encoding Uma2 family endonuclease, which yields MIAPELLPHYTWEDCRRWEGDWELIAGIPYAMAPGPTARHQRLSLKIARQLDEQLERCDDCQVLFETDWIVRDDTVVRPDVMVICGGIEGDWPTRTPRLIFEVVSPSTALRDEKLKFELYQDEGVAHYVLVYPDLRTAKVWRLRDGRFVKRADAVNETLDFDLAGDFRIAFDFSRIWP from the coding sequence ATGATCGCTCCGGAACTGCTGCCCCATTACACCTGGGAGGACTGTCGCCGCTGGGAGGGGGACTGGGAGCTGATCGCGGGGATTCCCTACGCGATGGCGCCTGGTCCGACGGCGCGGCATCAACGCCTGTCCCTCAAGATCGCCCGTCAGCTGGATGAACAGCTGGAGCGCTGTGATGACTGCCAGGTCCTGTTCGAAACCGACTGGATCGTCCGTGACGACACCGTGGTCCGCCCTGACGTGATGGTGATCTGCGGCGGGATCGAGGGCGACTGGCCGACGCGGACGCCGAGGCTGATCTTCGAGGTCGTCTCTCCCTCCACGGCGCTCCGGGACGAAAAGCTCAAGTTCGAGCTCTATCAGGACGAAGGGGTGGCGCATTACGTGCTGGTCTATCCCGATCTCAGGACAGCTAAGGTCTGGCGGCTCCGGGACGGCCGTTTCGTCAAGCGGGCCGACGCGGTGAACGAAACCCTCGATTTCGATCTGGCAGGCGACTTCCGCATCGCGTTCGACTTTTCCCGGATCTGGCCGTGA
- the uvrD gene encoding DNA helicase II, with the protein MDITAILDPLNDAQREAVSAPLQPVLVLAGAGSGKTRVLVHRLAWLMEVEGMRPHALMVVTFTNKAAREMRGRVEALLGIDTRGMWLGTFHGLAHRLLRRHAAEAGLPDGFQVLDSDDQYRLIRRILREMKLDEGRWPPQQIQWYINAQKDEGRRPQHIVAGDLFERQMLDIYQEYERQCQRAGLVDFGELLLRAHELLRDRPALLEHYRRRFGHVLVDEFQDTNTIQYAWLRLLTETRDNLFVVGDDDQSIYGWRGARVENIRRFQADCPGHRLVRLEQNYRSTAHILDAANALIAHNSGRLGKKLWTAGDRGEPISVYAAFNDLDEARFVVGRIQQWLESGRRGGEAAILYRSNAQSRLFEEQLLAAGIPYRVYGGLRFFERAEIKSALAYLRLLASRDDDPSFERVVNLPTRGIGPRTLDAVREHARNRGLSLWRAAESLCRSQDLPARARNALGKFLQLVDALDEATAALSLPDQVRQVVEGTGLLAHYAREKGDQGEVRVENLKELVNAARQFALSHEDEELSPLDAFLANAALEAGETQAGENEDSVQLMTLHAAKGLEFPLVFMVGMEEGLFPSLQSLEDAGRLEEERRLCYVGMTRAMEKLYLTHAECRRLYGRETYPRESRFLREIPAEHLEQIRETARITRPAAVTPAAAEASGLRLGQRVVHEAFGEGTVLQCEGQGKNARVQVNFDGAGVKWLMLAYANLEPAA; encoded by the coding sequence ATGGACATCACCGCAATCCTCGATCCCCTCAACGACGCCCAGCGCGAGGCCGTCTCCGCCCCCCTGCAGCCGGTGCTGGTGCTGGCCGGCGCCGGCAGTGGCAAGACCCGGGTGCTGGTCCACCGTCTGGCCTGGCTGATGGAGGTGGAGGGCATGCGCCCCCACGCCCTGATGGTGGTCACCTTCACCAACAAGGCGGCACGGGAGATGCGCGGCCGGGTGGAGGCCCTGCTGGGCATCGACACCCGCGGCATGTGGCTGGGCACCTTCCACGGCCTCGCCCACCGCCTGCTGCGCCGCCACGCCGCCGAGGCCGGCTTGCCCGACGGCTTCCAGGTGCTCGACAGCGATGACCAGTACCGCCTGATCCGCCGCATCCTGCGGGAAATGAAACTGGACGAAGGCCGCTGGCCGCCGCAGCAGATCCAGTGGTACATCAACGCCCAGAAGGACGAAGGTCGCCGCCCCCAGCATATCGTCGCCGGCGACCTGTTCGAGCGTCAGATGCTCGACATCTACCAGGAATACGAGCGCCAGTGCCAACGCGCCGGTCTGGTGGACTTCGGCGAGCTGCTGCTGCGGGCCCACGAGCTGCTGCGCGACCGGCCGGCGCTGCTGGAACACTACCGCCGCCGCTTCGGCCACGTGCTGGTGGACGAGTTCCAGGACACCAACACCATCCAGTACGCCTGGCTGCGCCTTCTGACCGAGACGCGCGACAACCTGTTCGTGGTCGGCGACGACGACCAGTCCATCTACGGCTGGCGCGGGGCTCGGGTCGAGAACATCCGCCGCTTCCAGGCCGACTGCCCCGGCCACCGTCTGGTGCGGCTGGAGCAGAACTACCGTTCCACCGCCCACATTCTCGACGCCGCCAACGCCCTCATCGCCCATAACAGCGGCCGCTTAGGCAAGAAACTGTGGACCGCCGGCGACAGGGGCGAGCCGATTTCGGTCTATGCCGCCTTCAACGACCTCGACGAGGCCCGTTTCGTCGTCGGCCGCATCCAGCAGTGGCTGGAATCCGGCCGCCGCGGCGGCGAGGCGGCGATCCTGTACCGTTCCAACGCCCAGTCGCGCCTGTTCGAAGAACAGCTGCTCGCCGCCGGCATCCCCTACCGGGTCTATGGCGGCCTGCGCTTCTTCGAGCGCGCCGAGATCAAGAGCGCCCTGGCCTATCTGCGCCTGCTCGCCAGCCGCGACGACGATCCCTCCTTCGAACGGGTGGTGAACCTGCCCACCCGCGGCATCGGCCCCCGCACCCTCGATGCGGTGCGCGAACACGCCCGCAACCGGGGCCTCTCCCTGTGGCGGGCCGCCGAATCCCTGTGCCGTTCCCAGGATCTGCCGGCCCGGGCCCGCAACGCCCTGGGGAAATTCCTGCAGCTGGTCGATGCCCTCGACGAAGCCACCGCCGCGCTGTCCCTGCCGGATCAGGTCAGGCAGGTGGTGGAGGGAACAGGACTGCTGGCCCACTATGCCAGGGAAAAGGGCGATCAGGGCGAGGTCCGGGTGGAGAACCTCAAGGAACTGGTCAACGCCGCCCGCCAGTTCGCCCTCAGCCACGAGGACGAGGAGCTGTCGCCCCTGGATGCGTTTCTCGCCAACGCCGCCCTCGAGGCCGGCGAAACCCAGGCCGGCGAGAACGAGGACAGCGTCCAGCTCATGACCCTGCATGCGGCCAAGGGGCTGGAATTCCCCCTGGTGTTCATGGTTGGGATGGAGGAGGGGCTGTTTCCCTCCCTGCAGTCGCTCGAGGACGCCGGCCGCCTGGAGGAGGAGCGCCGCCTGTGTTACGTCGGCATGACCCGGGCGATGGAGAAGCTGTACCTGACCCACGCTGAATGCCGCCGCCTCTACGGCCGCGAGACCTATCCGCGCGAATCCCGCTTCCTGCGCGAGATCCCCGCCGAACACCTGGAGCAGATCCGCGAAACCGCCCGCATCACCCGTCCTGCAGCCGTCACCCCGGCCGCTGCCGAGGCGAGCGGCCTGCGGCTGGGGCAGCGGGTGGTCCATGAAGCCTTCGGCGAAGGCACGGTGCTCCAGTGCGAGGGACAGGGCAAAAACGCCCGGGTGCAGGTGAACTTCGACGGTGCAGGTGTCAAGTGGCTGATGCTGGCGTATGCTAACCTGGAACCGGCTGCCTGA
- a CDS encoding YgaP family membrane protein has translation MEFDFKRMFKYERNVGDRDRQIRYGVGALSVLISLFLGSIPLLLLGIALLVSGFTRFCPIYAGMGRSTLPPCCAGKMKEKESHGCCGGEEKKAEAGEHACCGGENHGHAH, from the coding sequence ATGGAATTCGATTTCAAGCGCATGTTCAAGTACGAACGCAACGTCGGCGACCGGGACCGCCAGATCCGCTACGGTGTCGGCGCCCTGTCCGTCCTGATCTCACTGTTTCTGGGCAGCATTCCGCTGCTGCTGCTGGGCATCGCGCTGCTGGTATCCGGCTTCACGCGATTCTGCCCGATCTACGCCGGAATGGGCAGGAGCACCCTGCCGCCGTGCTGCGCTGGCAAGATGAAGGAAAAAGAGTCCCACGGCTGCTGCGGCGGCGAGGAAAAGAAGGCCGAAGCCGGTGAACACGCCTGCTGCGGCGGCGAAAACCACGGACACGCCCACTGA
- a CDS encoding FxsA family protein, whose product MHPFRLLFLLFLIVPLIEIYLLLVIGGIIGPIPTIAMVVFTAVLGAWLLRIEGFHTWFRLQQALAQGKIPALEIVEGPILLVGGALLLTPGFFTDFLGFLCLLPTTRRRIARYVLKRWLIQRPPSGPGSGGRGPTVIEGDYQRRD is encoded by the coding sequence ATGCACCCCTTCCGCCTGCTTTTCCTCCTCTTTCTCATCGTCCCGCTGATCGAGATTTATCTGCTGCTGGTGATCGGCGGCATCATCGGACCCATTCCCACCATCGCCATGGTGGTGTTCACCGCTGTGCTGGGGGCGTGGCTGCTGCGCATCGAGGGCTTCCACACCTGGTTCCGGCTGCAGCAGGCCCTGGCCCAGGGCAAGATTCCGGCCCTGGAGATCGTCGAGGGTCCGATTCTGCTGGTGGGCGGGGCGCTGCTCCTGACGCCGGGCTTTTTCACCGACTTTCTGGGTTTTCTGTGCCTGCTGCCGACCACCCGGCGGCGCATCGCCCGGTACGTGCTCAAACGCTGGCTGATCCAGCGCCCGCCCTCCGGCCCGGGCAGCGGTGGCCGCGGGCCGACGGTGATCGAGGGGGACTATCAGCGCCGCGACTGA
- the cutA gene encoding divalent-cation tolerance protein CutA — MPTHYRIVLCTCPDPDTATGLARRLVEARLAACVNVVPGLTSVYAWQGRIETDHEVLLLAKTRADRFEALADYLRRHHPYELPEIVAVPIEQGDSPYLQWIDSWLDAS; from the coding sequence ATGCCCACACACTACCGCATCGTCCTGTGCACCTGCCCCGATCCGGACACCGCCACCGGGCTGGCCCGCCGGCTCGTGGAGGCGCGGCTGGCCGCCTGCGTCAACGTCGTCCCCGGGCTGACCTCGGTCTATGCCTGGCAGGGCAGGATCGAAACCGACCACGAAGTCCTGCTGCTGGCCAAGACCCGCGCCGACCGCTTCGAGGCCCTGGCCGACTACCTCCGCCGCCATCACCCTTATGAACTTCCGGAAATCGTCGCGGTCCCCATCGAACAGGGCGATTCCCCTTATCTGCAATGGATCGATTCATGGCTCGACGCTTCCTGA
- the dsbD gene encoding protein-disulfide reductase DsbD — MARRFLILLLLVAAPLLQAANPLEKLGLSLFQDELLPADEAFRLEAEVRAPDTVVLRWQIADGYYLYRDRLRAESLTPAVTPGPLRLPPGLPKTDPEFGSVEIYHGRVESILPLRQRPPDGTALRLKVRYQGCAEKGICYPPIAKTVRLTLPPAARTAPAATAPDTAAPLAEQDRIARAIRNQSFWLTLASFLGFGILLAFTPCCFPMLPILSGIIVGHGHRITTARAFFLSLTYVLASALTYTVFGVLAGLFGANLQAVFQHPWVIAAFAALFVALALSMFGLYELQMPASWQTRLSRLQGHGGSLVNAAVMGVLSALIVGPCVAAPLAGALIYIGQTGDALLGGAALFAMGLGMGLPLLAVGTSAGRLLPKAGLWMNTVKAVFGVVMLGVAIWMLARILPPALTLLLWALWLIVPAIYLGAATPLPETASHSRRLGKALGVVMLTYGILLLVGLAAGSRDVFQPLKGLMVQARMPAAASLQPQTVASPAELEQALTQARGRWTMLDFYADWCISCKELEHQTFTDPGVRQALATLRLLKADVTANSEAQRRLLRQFDLVGPPALVFFDPQGRECRAARLVGYVDAEAFLRHLRSLPRRCPA; from the coding sequence ATGGCTCGACGCTTCCTGATTCTGCTGCTGCTTGTAGCGGCGCCGCTGCTGCAGGCGGCCAACCCGCTGGAAAAGTTGGGCTTAAGCCTGTTCCAGGACGAACTGCTGCCGGCGGACGAAGCCTTCCGCCTGGAGGCCGAGGTGCGCGCCCCGGACACCGTCGTCCTGCGCTGGCAGATCGCCGACGGCTACTATCTTTACCGCGACCGGCTTCGCGCCGAGTCGCTGACCCCGGCGGTCACCCCCGGTCCGCTGCGGCTGCCGCCCGGCCTTCCCAAGACCGATCCTGAATTCGGCAGCGTGGAAATCTACCACGGCCGGGTGGAGAGCATCCTGCCGCTGCGGCAACGCCCGCCGGACGGCACCGCGCTGAGGCTCAAAGTCCGCTATCAGGGCTGTGCCGAAAAGGGCATCTGCTATCCGCCCATCGCCAAAACCGTGCGTCTGACCCTGCCGCCGGCGGCCCGGACCGCACCGGCGGCAACCGCCCCCGATACGGCCGCCCCGCTGGCGGAGCAGGACCGCATCGCCCGCGCCATCCGCAATCAGAGCTTCTGGCTGACCCTGGCGAGCTTCCTCGGCTTCGGCATCCTGCTGGCGTTCACCCCCTGCTGCTTTCCGATGCTGCCGATCCTGTCGGGCATCATCGTCGGCCACGGCCACCGCATCACCACCGCGCGCGCCTTCTTCCTGTCGCTGACCTACGTGCTGGCCTCGGCCCTGACCTACACCGTCTTCGGGGTGCTGGCGGGCCTGTTCGGCGCCAACCTGCAGGCGGTCTTCCAGCATCCCTGGGTTATCGCCGCCTTCGCCGCCCTGTTCGTGGCCCTGGCCCTGTCCATGTTCGGCCTCTACGAACTGCAGATGCCCGCCAGCTGGCAGACCCGCCTCAGCCGCCTCCAGGGTCACGGAGGCAGCCTGGTCAACGCGGCGGTGATGGGGGTGCTGTCGGCCCTGATCGTCGGCCCCTGCGTCGCCGCCCCTTTGGCCGGGGCGCTGATCTACATCGGCCAGACCGGCGACGCCCTGCTGGGCGGCGCGGCCCTGTTCGCCATGGGGCTGGGCATGGGGCTGCCACTGCTGGCGGTCGGCACTTCGGCCGGCCGCCTGCTGCCCAAAGCCGGGCTGTGGATGAACACGGTCAAGGCGGTGTTCGGAGTGGTGATGCTGGGGGTGGCGATCTGGATGCTGGCGCGCATCCTGCCGCCGGCGCTCACCCTGCTGCTGTGGGCCCTGTGGCTGATCGTGCCGGCCATCTACCTGGGCGCCGCCACACCGCTGCCGGAGACGGCCTCCCACAGCCGCCGGCTGGGAAAGGCCCTGGGAGTGGTGATGCTGACCTACGGCATCCTGCTGCTGGTGGGGCTGGCCGCCGGCAGCCGCGACGTCTTCCAACCCCTCAAGGGGCTGATGGTCCAGGCCCGGATGCCTGCGGCCGCTTCCCTGCAGCCTCAGACCGTCGCCTCGCCCGCCGAGCTCGAGCAGGCCCTGACCCAAGCCCGGGGACGCTGGACGATGCTCGATTTCTATGCCGACTGGTGCATCTCCTGCAAGGAGCTGGAGCACCAGACCTTCACCGATCCCGGCGTCCGCCAGGCCCTCGCCACCCTGAGGTTGCTCAAGGCCGACGTCACCGCCAACAGCGAAGCCCAGCGGCGCCTGCTGCGACAGTTCGACCTCGTCGGCCCGCCGGCGCTGGTCTTTTTCGATCCCCAGGGGCGGGAATGCCGCGCGGCGCGGCTGGTCGGCTACGTCGATGCGGAGGCCTTCCTGCGTCATCTGCGGAGCCTGCCCCGGCGCTGCCCCGCCTGA
- the aroQ gene encoding type II 3-dehydroquinate dehydratase, whose product MARISVLNGPNLNLLGTREPEVYGTTTLADIERRLREQARRQGHELDFQQSNAEHVLVETIHEAWRRQVAFILINPGAFTHTSVALRDAFLATRIPFIEVHLSNIHAREPFRHHSYLSDIARGVICGLGALGYELALQAAIHHIRET is encoded by the coding sequence ATGGCGCGCATTTCCGTTCTCAACGGCCCCAATCTCAACCTCCTCGGCACCCGCGAACCGGAGGTTTACGGCACCACCACCCTGGCTGACATCGAACGGCGCCTGCGTGAACAGGCCCGGCGTCAGGGGCACGAACTGGATTTTCAGCAAAGCAACGCTGAACACGTGCTGGTGGAAACCATTCATGAGGCCTGGCGTCGTCAGGTCGCCTTCATCCTCATCAATCCGGGCGCCTTCACTCATACCAGCGTGGCCCTGCGCGACGCCTTCCTGGCAACCCGCATCCCCTTCATCGAGGTGCACCTCTCCAACATCCACGCCCGCGAGCCGTTCCGGCATCACTCCTACCTGTCCGACATCGCCCGGGGCGTCATTTGCGGGCTGGGGGCCCTGGGATACGAACTTGCGCTGCAAGCCGCCATTCATCACATCCGCGAGACCTGA
- the accB gene encoding acetyl-CoA carboxylase biotin carboxyl carrier protein: MDIRKIKKLLELLEDTSIAEIEIHEGEESVRITRVSQTQQTVVQVPAAEIQPAPQPVQPAAPAEEAPAAEAASEEEELKGHIVRSPMVGTFYRAPAPGAKPFVEVGQHVNVGDTLCIIEAMKILNQIEADKSGVVTKILVEDGQPVEYNQPLFVIE, encoded by the coding sequence ATGGACATTAGAAAAATTAAAAAGCTGCTCGAACTGCTCGAAGACACCAGCATCGCCGAAATCGAGATTCACGAAGGGGAGGAGTCGGTCCGCATCACCCGCGTCAGCCAGACCCAGCAGACCGTGGTGCAGGTGCCGGCGGCGGAAATCCAGCCGGCTCCGCAGCCGGTCCAGCCGGCCGCCCCGGCGGAAGAGGCCCCGGCCGCCGAAGCCGCCAGCGAGGAGGAGGAACTGAAGGGCCACATCGTCCGCTCCCCCATGGTCGGCACCTTCTACCGCGCCCCCGCCCCCGGCGCCAAGCCTTTCGTCGAGGTAGGCCAGCACGTCAACGTCGGCGACACCCTGTGCATCATCGAGGCGATGAAGATCCTCAACCAGATCGAGGCGGACAAATCCGGCGTCGTCACCAAAATCCTGGTGGAGGACGGCCAGCCGGTGGAGTACAACCAGCCGCTGTTCGTGATCGAATAA
- the accC gene encoding acetyl-CoA carboxylase biotin carboxylase subunit: MLDKIVIANRGEIALRILRACRELGVRAVAVHSEADRDLKHVLMADESVCIGPPPSSDSYLNIPAIISAAEVTDAVAIHPGYGFLAENADFAERVIQSGFIFIGPRPETIRLMGDKISAKEAMKRAGVPCVPGSDAPLSDDLDENLRLAREIGFPVIVKAAAGGGGRGMRVVHSEAALANAITITRSEARTAFGSDELYMEKFLEKPRHIEIQVLADSHGNVIHLGERDCSMQRRHQKVIEEAPAPGITEEQRRFIGERCVEACREIGYLGAGTFEFLYEDGEFYFIEMNTRIQVEHPVTEMVTGVDLIKEQLRIAAGEPLSYAQQDIVIRGHAVECRVNAEDPETFMPSPGPIEQLHLPGGPGIRVDTHIYAGYKVPPYYDSMIGKLIAHGETRDSALARMRTALSETIVTGIKTNVPLLARIVSDSGFRAGGQTIHYLEDLLGLRE; this comes from the coding sequence ATGCTCGACAAGATCGTCATCGCCAACCGGGGCGAGATCGCCCTGCGCATCCTGCGCGCCTGCCGCGAACTGGGGGTGCGCGCCGTCGCCGTCCACTCCGAGGCCGACCGCGACCTCAAGCACGTGCTCATGGCCGACGAATCGGTGTGCATCGGCCCGCCGCCATCCTCCGACAGTTATCTCAACATCCCCGCCATCATCAGCGCCGCCGAGGTCACCGATGCGGTCGCCATCCATCCCGGCTACGGCTTTCTCGCCGAAAACGCCGATTTCGCCGAACGGGTGATCCAGAGCGGCTTCATCTTCATCGGCCCGCGGCCGGAAACCATCCGCCTGATGGGGGACAAGATCTCCGCCAAGGAGGCCATGAAGCGGGCCGGGGTGCCCTGCGTGCCCGGCTCCGACGCCCCCCTGAGCGACGACCTGGACGAAAACCTGCGCCTGGCACGGGAAATCGGGTTTCCGGTCATCGTCAAGGCGGCCGCCGGCGGCGGGGGACGCGGCATGCGGGTGGTGCACTCGGAGGCGGCGCTTGCCAACGCCATCACCATCACCCGCAGCGAGGCCCGCACCGCCTTCGGCAGCGACGAGCTCTACATGGAGAAATTCCTGGAGAAGCCGCGCCACATTGAGATCCAGGTGCTGGCCGACAGCCACGGCAATGTCATCCACCTGGGGGAACGCGACTGCTCCATGCAGCGCCGCCACCAGAAGGTCATCGAGGAGGCCCCGGCCCCGGGCATCACCGAAGAGCAGCGCCGCTTCATCGGCGAGCGCTGCGTCGAGGCCTGCCGGGAGATCGGGTACCTGGGGGCCGGCACCTTCGAGTTCCTGTACGAGGACGGGGAGTTCTACTTTATCGAGATGAACACCCGCATCCAGGTGGAACATCCGGTCACCGAGATGGTCACCGGGGTGGATCTGATCAAGGAACAGCTGCGCATCGCCGCCGGCGAGCCTTTGTCCTACGCCCAGCAGGACATCGTCATCCGCGGCCATGCGGTGGAATGCCGCGTCAACGCCGAAGATCCGGAAACCTTCATGCCCTCCCCCGGCCCCATCGAGCAGTTGCACCTGCCCGGCGGCCCCGGCATCCGGGTGGACACCCATATCTACGCCGGCTACAAGGTGCCGCCCTACTACGACTCGATGATCGGCAAGCTCATCGCCCACGGCGAAACCCGCGACAGCGCCCTGGCGCGGATGCGCACGGCCCTGAGCGAAACCATCGTCACCGGCATCAAGACCAACGTTCCCCTGCTGGCGCGCATCGTCAGCGACAGCGGTTTCCGCGCCGGCGGCCAGACCATCCATTATCTGGAAGACCTGCTCGGCTTGCGGGAGTGA